The following proteins are co-located in the Plasmodium brasilianum strain Bolivian I chromosome 11, whole genome shotgun sequence genome:
- a CDS encoding cell division cycle protein 48-like protein has protein sequence MENSSDMKALADENNGEGKVTKKKNLSRLIVEEATNDDNSVVALNTKRMEELNFFRGDTILIKGKKRHSTICIVLNDNDLDEGKIRINKVARKNLRVCLGDVVYLKPCPEIPYGKKIQVLPIDDTIEGLAKDTLFEIFLKPYFNESYRPVKKGDLFLVRGGFMSVEFKVVEVDPDDFCIVSPDTVIYYEGDPIKRDDEEKLDEIGYDDIGGCKKQLAQIREMIELPLRHPGLFKTLGVKPPRGVLLYGPPGSGKTCIARAVANETGAFFFLINGPEVMSKMAGEAEANLRRAFEEAEKNSPAIIFIDEIDSIAPKREKTNGEVERRVVSQLLTLMDGIKSRGQVVVIAATNRQNSIDPALRRFGRFDREIDIGVPDDNGRFEILRIHTKNMKLSPDVKLEELAGNTHGFVGADLAQLCTEAALTCIREKMDVIDLEDEIIDKEVLESMCVTQDHFNMALGTCNPSSLRETVVEVPNVKWDDIGGLDEVKNTLREMILYPIDHPDKFEKFGMSPSRGVLFYGPPGCGKTLLAKAVASECSANFVSIKGPELLTMWFGESEANVREVFDKARAAAPCVLFFDELDSIGTQRGSTLGDGSGAGDRVMNQLLTEIDGVGPKKNLFFIGATNRPELLDEALLRPGRLDQLIYIPLPDLAARISILSAILRKCPVADNVPIDFLAQKTAGFSGADLAELCQRAARAAIRDAIDSEEMNKKSKLQLNLNENNENNKSSDNQNQSQNNDENSIKYEITRHHFKEGLAGARRSVSQADLIKYDNFRIKFDPLYKTKTGGATEDFIIDWPDEENNEEPQDYNVDDDLYS, from the exons ATGGAAAACAGCTCTGATATGAAAGCTTTAGCCGATGAAAATAATGGTGAAGGCAAGGTaactaaaaagaaaaatttgaGTAGGCTAATTGTAGAAGAAGCTACAAATGATGATAACTCAGTTGTTGCACTAAATACAAAGAGGATGGAGGAGCTGAACTTCTTTAGGGGTGATACCATTTTAattaaagggaaaaaaaggcATTCAACAATTTGTATTGTGTTAAATGATAATGACCTAGATGAGGGGAAAATTAGAATCAACAAAGTCGCAAGGAAAAATTTGAGAGTTTGTTTGggag ACGTTGTTTACCTAAAGCCATGTCCCGAGATTCCATACGGAAAAAAGATCCAAGTGCTTCCCATTGATGATACAATAGAAGGATTAGCAAAAGATAcattatttgaaatatttttaaaaccttattttaatgaatcaTATAGACCAGTAAAGAAAGGAGATTTGTTTTTAGTAAGAGGAGGATTCATGTCTGTTGAATTTAAAGTTGTTGAAGTAGACCCAGACGATTTTTGTATTGTTTCACCAGACACAGTAATTTATTATGAAGGAGATCCAATTAAAAGAGATGATGAAGAAAAGTTAGATGAAATAGGTTATGATGATATAGGAGGTTGTAAAAAGCAATTAGCTCAAATTCGAGAAATGATTGAATTACCATTAAGACATCCAGGTTTGTTTAAAACTTTAGGGGTAAAACCTCCAAGAggtgtattattatatggaCCCCCAGGTAGTGGAAAAACTTGTATAGCTAGAGCAGTAGCAAATGAAACTGGtgcattcttttttttaataaacgGACCAGAAGTAATGAGTAAAATGGCAGGTGAAGCTGAAGCAAATTTAAGAAGAGCATTTGAAGAAGCAGAAAAGAATTCACCtgctattatatttatagacGAAATTGATTCTATAGCTccaaaaagagaaaaaacaaatgggGAAGTAGAGAGAAGAGTTGTTTCTCAATTACTTACATTAATGGATGGTATAAAAAGTAGAGGTCAAGTAGTTGTTATTGCAGCAACTAATAGACAAAACTCTATAGACCCAGCTTTAAGACGATTTGGACGATTTGACAGAGAAATCGATATAGGTGTACCAGATGATAATGGAAGATTTGAAATATTAAGAATACacacaaaaaatatgaaactATCACCTGATGTGAAATTAGAAGAATTAGCTGGTAATACACATGGTTTTGTTGGTGCTGATTTAGCTCAATTATGTACAGAAGCTGCATTAACATgcataagagaaaaaatggaTGTAATAGATTTAGAAGATGAAATTATTGATAAAGAAGTTTTAGAAAGTATGTGTGTTACACAGGATCATTTTAATATGGCATTAGGTACATGCAATCCTTCATCTCTTAGAGAAACTGTTGTAGAAGTACCAAATGTCAAATGGGATGACATAGGTGGTTTAgatgaagtaaaaaatacGTTAAGAGAAATGATATTATATCCTATTGATCATCCagataaatttgaaaaatttggTATGTCTCCATCAAGGggtgttttgttttatggACCTCCAGGTTGTGGAAAAACTTTACTAGCTAAAGCTGTAGCTTCTGAATGTTCAGCAAATTTTGTTTCAATTAAAGGTCCAGAATTGTTAACTATGTGGTTTGGTGAATCAGAAGCTAATGTTAGAGAAGTTTTTGATAAAGCAAGAGCAGCTGCACCatgtgttttattttttgatgaaTTAGATTCAATAGGAACACAAAGAGGATCTACTTTAGGAGATGGAAGTGGTGCAGGAGATCGTGTTATGAATCAATTATTAACAGAAATTGATGGAGTTGGACCTAAAAAGAACCTATTCTTTATCGGTGCAACTAATAGACCAGAATTATTAGATGAAGCTTTACTAAGACCGGGTAGATTAGAtcaattaatttatattcctTTACCTGACCTAGCTGCCAGAATTTCAATATTAAGTGctatattaagaaaatgcCCAGTTGCAGACAATGTACCTATAGATTTTTTGGCTCAAAAAACTGCCGGATTTAGTGGTGCGGATTTAGCAGAGTTATGTCAAAGAGCAGCAAGAGCTGCTATTAGAGATGCTATAGATTCTGAAGAAATGAATAAGAAATCGAAACTACAACTAAATCTGAATgagaataatgaaaataataaaagtagtGATAACCAAAATCAGAGTcaaaataatgatgaaaatagcataaaatatgaaattacTAGACATCACTTTAAGGAAGGATTAGCTGGAGCCAGGAGAAGTGTGTCACAAGCagatttaattaaatatgataattttagAATTAAATTTGATCCCTTGTATAAAACTAAGACAGGTGGTGCAACAGAAGACTTCATTATAGATTGGCctgatgaagaaaataatgagGAGCCTCAGGATTACAATGTGGATGATGACTTATACTCCTAA